Proteins from a single region of Urocitellus parryii isolate mUroPar1 chromosome 4, mUroPar1.hap1, whole genome shotgun sequence:
- the LOC144254518 gene encoding tripartite motif-containing protein 51-like, with the protein MDSRTMQAFQKEITCPVCMKYFIDPVTLACGHSFCRPCVYLGWHDLPDHVTCSECKQMVQKRNFKTNICMKKLAAIVRKNSLRQFLSSEEHMCGAHQEMKKIFCEEDKNFLCLLCSKSQEHEAHKHWPIELAAEEHRENMVKKMKCLWDKYCESYRNLTMEMLIMGSWENYINLRREAIRVEYGKMPATDYEEEKHHLERLQKESKDIFEQLKESKTRMAHMTEMLRGIYEEVKEICHRPDVELLQVFGDTLHRIESMQLYIVQPVNPELSAGPITGLIDRLNSFRVDITLCRKRANCHIFLYGELRSVNVGCNPQGSSLIIPTSECFLAWGTQTFATGRYYWEVEVGDSWNWALGVCNDYWEKNRNYKMDEVEGLFLLGCVKEGSHCTLFTTSPLILQYVQRPIGRIGVFLDYEGRVVSFINVAQSSLIHSIISCSFSPHVNPVFCCSHI; encoded by the exons ATGGATTCCAGAACCATGCAAGCCTTCCAAAAGGAAATCACCTGCCCTGTCTGCATGAAGTACTTCATAGATCCAGTCACCTTAGCCTGTGGGCACAGCTTTTGTAGGCCTTGTGTCTACCTTGGCTGGCATGACCTCCCAGATCATGTTACCTGCTCTGAATGCAAGCAGATGGTACAGAAGagaaactttaaaacaaatatttgtatgaAGAAACTGGCAGCCATTGTCAGAAAAAACAGTCTTAGGCAATTCCTGAGCTCTGAGGAACACATGTGTGGGGCTCATCAGGAGATGAAGAAGATCTTCTGTGAAGAAGACAAGAACTTTCTCTGTTTGCTCTGCTCTAAATCCCAGGAGCATGAAGCTCACAAACATTGGCCAATCGAACTTGCTGCTGAGGAACACAGG gaGAATATGGTGAAGAAAATGAAGTGTTTATGGGACAAATATTGTGAAAGTTACAGAAACCTGACTATGGAGATGTTGATTATGGGCTCATGGGAG AACTACATAAATTTAAGAAGAGAAGCAATTAGAGTTGAATATGGGAAGATGCCTGCAACTGACTATGAGGAAGAAAAGCATCATTTAGAGAGGCTGCAAAAAGAGAGCAAAGACATTTTTGAGCAGCTCAAAGAGAGTAAAACCAGAATGGCTCATATGACAGAGATGTTAAGAGGAATATATGAAGAGGTGAAGGAAATATGCCACAGACCAGATGTGGAGTTACTCCAG gtCTTTGGAGACACACTGCACAG GATTGAATCTATGCAGCTGTATATAGTCCAACCTGTGAATCCAGAACTCAGTGCAGGACCCATCACTGGACTAATTGACAGGCTCAACAGCTTCCGAG TTGATATTACTCTGTGTCGTAAAAGAGCCAACTGCCACATCTTCCTGTATGGAGAGTTGAGAAGCGTGAATGTTGGATGCAATCCACAAGGTTCCTCCTTGATCATTCCAACATCAGAATGCTTTCTTGCCTGGGGTACTCAGACTTTTGCCACTGGCAGATATTACTGGGAGGTGGAAGTGGGAGACTCTTGGAACTGGGCTTTGGGAGTATGTAATGATTattgggaaaaaaacagaaattacaaGATGGATGAGGTGGAGGGGCTCTTCCTTCTTGGATGTGTTAAGGAGGGTTCCCATTGCACTCTCTTTACCACCTCCCCACTTATACTTCAATATGTACAAAGGCCCATTGGCAGAATAGGAGTATTCCTGGATTATGAAGGTAGAGTGGTGAGCTTCATTAATGTTGCTCAAAGTTCACTGATACACAGTATTATTTCCTGTTCCTTTTCTCCCCATGTCAATCCTGTTTTCTGCTGTAGTCACATCTGA